GCAGAATTCCTGTTTTCGGCGTATGTCTGGGGCATCAGGCAATAGCTGCTGCATTCGGTGCAAAGATAGTGAGTGCTGATTCTGTAATGCACGGGAAGAGATCCAGAATATTTCATGACGGGAGGACAATTTTTAAATCTGTTGAAAATCCGTTTCCCGCGACAAGGTACCATTCCCTCGTTGTGGAAAAAAGCAGCCTGCCTTCCTGTCTTGAAGTCACTGCATGGACCGAAGATGGTGTGATTATGGGAGTCCGTCACAGTTTGTTTCCGGTAGAAGGAGTACAGTTTCACCCTGAATCTATTCTTACAAGCAGAGGCAAAGAGGTTATGACTAATTTTTTAGAGTATGCCGTACCTGCGAATTAAATATTTATTTGCAGTTTAATCGGTGGATGTGGACAGCTTTTAGTGGATGCGGACAGCTTTTAATTGTGTTAAATGTTTCTGTTGTTATATCTCTTCCATTTTTCTGATCTTTACTGCCTTAATTCAAAAGGAAACAGGTGTTTAAAAAAATAAAATAATTATATGAAGAAATTGTATTCTTCTTGACAATTTCTTAAAAAATAGGTATTTTACTATTGTTTATAAAGATATAATCAATGACTATTTATTCTTTTTAATCCTTTTGTGTTAAAAATATTTAAAAACACAAGGAGAAGCCATGTTCAGAAGTGAATCTGATTCATGTACCAATTTTAAGATCCCTGTCTTATTAAACTTTATTTTATTTTTTATGTTGTCTATGGCAGCAGGGAATATTTATGCACAGACCGGGAATCTTGAGGTTAAATTCAAGAGTGTTTCAATCTCGGATACTACAGTGCTGAGAGGTAAACAGGCCGGATTTCCTAATCCTGTCATGTCTATAATTACGGTTCGGGACAAAAAGGGAAGATATGTACACGGCCTCGCGGATACTTCAAAGTGGCTCACAGCTATGGATATTGCAGAGAACGGAGAAAAGGTCGATTATATATGGAAAACGCTTCTTGAGTATCATAAAGAAAATACATCTTTGCCGGATAATAAAAATATAAAAACAATGATTCCCGAATACATGGTCACGGAAGTACCGCGCATTAAAGGATATGGTGCGTCTATTGCCCTTGCCATGGATTGTTCGGGAAG
This genomic window from bacterium contains:
- a CDS encoding aminodeoxychorismate/anthranilate synthase component II, giving the protein MILVIDNYDSFVFNLVQYIEELGHITLVKRNDEISIDDIAALKPSAIIISPGPRTPAEAGISIEAVRAFSGRIPVFGVCLGHQAIAAAFGAKIVSADSVMHGKRSRIFHDGRTIFKSVENPFPATRYHSLVVEKSSLPSCLEVTAWTEDGVIMGVRHSLFPVEGVQFHPESILTSRGKEVMTNFLEYAVPAN